A window of Haliscomenobacter hydrossis DSM 1100 contains these coding sequences:
- a CDS encoding DndE family protein, with the protein MEINIKTSELSFELIRKFTSRFQVQAENVVPRIALSYSIAKGRKMRLPEVKDSRGKEYKDSILLGKHRTFFIALICQHYEIYKTDENIRKYIKMHIDDGLELMDKFFESNPNHSVFDFLIENIERGIESIEHADLIYSSVENTNSIAQKNYYSNALEINIGKNEEGEDIFIYPNDTSKYNNCHMSVAGGSGSGKTQFALDLLYQISEKSNNQINFIYLDFKGLKKEDKELLKPFFDRTKTTLIDAPHTQFPINPLSFIDSINETNRKLGISKFVDIVVSYSSAGIKQSQFLKDAVRQSFAIKKGGKYPTITEIFEEVQRIMGNDKNRVIGALEGLADLKVFANETEPNFLNKNHYLSLAGDLPNDIRFTATFLIINYIYNVFMNMEDTKVLNNLKGLRYVLLIDEAQNIFKDKKNRTILERILREIRSKGVSVIMLSQDISVFNQPDFDFSSMCELSFLLDVKDKANTKAINKFLGFSESESRMVARNMEKLKTGQAISNVKELIMGEVLNLAQFRNRDEK; encoded by the coding sequence ATGGAAATTAACATTAAAACATCAGAGTTAAGCTTTGAACTCATTAGGAAATTCACAAGCCGCTTTCAAGTCCAAGCAGAGAATGTAGTGCCTAGAATTGCACTCTCTTATTCAATCGCCAAAGGTCGAAAAATGAGGTTACCAGAGGTAAAGGATAGTAGAGGAAAAGAATACAAAGACAGTATTTTGCTAGGCAAACATCGTACTTTTTTTATTGCTTTGATTTGCCAGCATTACGAAATATACAAAACAGATGAGAATATTCGAAAATATATAAAAATGCATATTGATGACGGGCTTGAACTAATGGATAAATTCTTTGAATCAAACCCTAATCATTCAGTGTTCGATTTTCTTATTGAAAACATAGAAAGAGGAATTGAAAGCATTGAGCATGCTGACCTTATTTACAGTTCGGTGGAAAACACTAACTCAATTGCTCAAAAAAATTATTACTCTAATGCCTTAGAAATAAATATTGGTAAAAATGAAGAAGGCGAAGATATTTTTATCTACCCAAATGATACTAGCAAATACAATAACTGCCATATGTCGGTTGCAGGCGGTTCTGGGTCGGGAAAAACCCAATTTGCTTTAGATTTACTGTACCAAATATCAGAAAAATCTAATAACCAAATTAACTTCATCTACCTTGATTTCAAAGGATTAAAGAAAGAAGATAAAGAACTATTAAAACCTTTTTTTGACAGAACAAAAACGACCCTAATTGATGCACCTCATACTCAGTTTCCTATTAATCCTCTTTCATTTATTGATAGCATCAATGAAACGAATAGAAAATTAGGCATTAGTAAATTTGTAGATATTGTCGTATCATATTCTTCAGCTGGCATCAAACAATCCCAGTTTTTGAAAGACGCAGTTAGACAATCATTTGCCATAAAAAAGGGGGGTAAATATCCAACCATTACAGAAATATTTGAAGAGGTTCAGCGGATAATGGGAAATGATAAAAATAGAGTAATTGGAGCCTTAGAAGGTTTAGCAGACCTAAAAGTTTTTGCTAATGAAACGGAACCTAATTTCTTAAATAAAAATCATTATCTTAGCTTAGCTGGCGATCTACCAAACGATATTCGATTTACTGCTACTTTTTTAATTATTAACTATATTTACAATGTATTTATGAATATGGAAGACACCAAGGTTTTAAATAATTTGAAAGGACTTAGATATGTTCTGCTAATCGATGAGGCTCAAAATATCTTTAAAGATAAAAAAAACAGAACAATATTAGAGAGAATTTTAAGAGAAATCAGGTCAAAAGGGGTATCGGTAATAATGCTGTCCCAAGATATCAGTGTATTTAACCAACCTGATTTTGACTTCTCAAGTATGTGTGAGCTTTCTTTTTTGTTAGATGTGAAAGATAAAGCTAATACCAAGGCAATCAATAAATTTTTAGGCTTTTCTGAATCCGAGAGTAGAATGGTAGCACGTAACATGGAAAAGCTAAAAACTGGTCAGGCCATTTCCAATGTAAAAGAATTAATAATGGGAGAGGTTTTAAATCTTGCTCAATTTCGCAACCGCGATGAAAAATAA